The window GATGATGCGCGATACGAGGCAAGCCGTGCAAGCGCAAGAGACCGAACGGCTTGCTTTCCTTCTTAGGAGATCTGGGAGCCTTGCTGATTCTAAGAAGAGCGGCGGACCGTTTTCATTATCTGCAGAACAGAAGCAAGCATTCCTTGGCAGGTGTCAAATTTAATTGCTGAAGAAACACTCACCGGTATCTCCGATGAAGTACTAAAAAGAGTAGCAAAAGTCTCCGCGGGAACAGGAGTAGTGGGGCCGAAGACGAAAGAGGAAAGGAAAAAGATAGACACATCTTCGATACGAGAAGGGCTATACAACCTCGGCGACGAGATCGACGAAAAGCTTGGCGTGCCTGAACATGCGCGAATTCCTCCGATCACTTGGAAGCCGATGCATATCAAAGCAACACGGCTCTCGAACGTCCAGGAGTGAGCTGGTCCCGGTTGTCTGAACAGAATCTCCGCATCGATAAGTGGAGCGTCTGCCGGGGTTAGGCTGCCAGGCGGAGCGGCAGCGGGGTGAAGTAGGCTTGATCCGGCGTGCTGCCGTCAAGACTCGAATGGGGACGTCTGCTGTTATAAAAGTCGAGATATCGGCCGATCGAGTTGCGCGCCTCGCTGACGCTATCATAGGCCCGCAGGTACACCTCCTCGTATTTGACGCTGCGCCACAACTGCTCGACGAACACGTTGTCCCGCCAGCCGATGATGTCCGATCCGCGTCCAGCAGACCCGGACAGACATGGCGCCGTTGCGGGGATGGGCCCCGCGCGGGCACAGGCTCCCCGCCAAAGTCCCAGACGGCCGTTGGAAAACCATGACTTTCCTGGCGGCCCTGCGCCATGACCGGATCGATGCGCCATGGTTCATCGAGGGACCAATCGATGGCGCGAGCTTCCGGATCTATGTCGAGAAGGTTCTTCTGCCGATCCTTCGTCCCGGCGATATCGTCGTCCTGGACAATCTCGGCAGCCACCGAAGCAAAGCCGTGCGTCAGCTCATCCGCTCGGCCGGAGCCAAGCTGTTCTTCCTGCCAAAATACTCACCCGACCTGAACCCGATCGAACAGGTCTTCGCCAAGCTCAAACATCTGCTCCGCAAGGCAGCCGCACGAACTGTCGACGCGGTCTGCGCCGCTATCGGTGAACTCCTCGACGCCTTCACGCCCGAAGAATGCGCCAACTACCTCAAAAACTCAGGCTATCGAAGCTAATGCCATCACGCTTTAAGCGCAGACATAGAAGCTCACATCGGCTCACAAAATCAGCAGCCGATAGCCGATTGCTCACCCCCAGCGCCAGACGGGGTCTCTTTGCCGCTTACTCATCATTTGGAGCGCAAGGCGATTCTTTGGGCGTCAATCCTCGGCCCATCAGGTGACGGGCTCAGCGGTGAGGTGCGCAGTGCACAGATCTTCCGTCGCCGTGCTCGGCGCCTCGAACTACACCTACGCCGAGGCCAGCCTCACCCAGAGCCTGCCGGACTGGATCGCCTCGCACGTTCGGGCCTTTGCCTTTTTCGGCGGTGTGGCCCGGCACACTGTGAGCGACAATTTGAAGGCCGGCATCACCCGGGCCTGCTTTCACGAGCCAATGGCCAAGGACCTATGCCGATCTCGCCCGCCATTACCGCACCGCCATCGTTCCAGCGCGGCCGTATCGGCCGCGCGACAAAGCCGAAGTCGAAGTCGAGGTCCAAATCGTCGGGCGATGGATTCTGGCGCGTCTGCGCAACCGCCGCTTCTTCTCGCTCATCGCCCTCAACGAGGCGATCTACGCGCTTCTTGTCGAGCTGAACAATCGACCGCTGCGCAGCTGGGGACGAAGTCGGCGCGACCTGTTCGAGGAGCTCGATCGTCCGGCGCTCACCCCCTTGCCGGATGAACCTACGAGTATGCCGAGTGGAAGCGCTGCCGGGTCAACCTCGATTATCACATCGAGATCGCCAAGCATTACTACAGCGTTCCTCACAAACTCGTGCATCAGGAGGTCGAGGGGCGGATTACCCAGAAGACCGTCGAGATCTTCCTGCATGCAAGCGCGTGGCCTCGCATCTGCGCAGCACGCTGCCGCATCGCTCGACGACGATCCCCGAGCACATGCCGAGCTCGCATCGCCGCTATCGTGACTGGACCCATGAGCGCATTCGCTCCGAGGCCGCCAAGGTCGGCCCCGACGCCGAGACGCTGATCGACGTCATCCTGCGGTCGTGGCCGCATCCGGAACAAGGCTTCCGCTCGGCCATCGGCATTCTCGGGCTGGGCCAGGAACGCGTCGACGCTGCCTGCGCCCGTGCCCTGCTGCTCAACGCTCGTTCCTACAAATCGGTCGTCGCCGTCCTCAAGAACTGCACCGACAGAACCGCTCCTCCCACTGAGGAGGCGCCAATCCTCTTCCACGCCAACATCCGTGGCCGCAACTACTACAATTGATCAGGAGATCAGCATGCTCATTCACCCCACCGTCGATCGCTTGCGCGTACTCGGCCTCACCGCCATGGCCGATACCCTCGTCGAACTGCAGAACAATCCCGAGGCGACCGGAATGCCGCACGCCGATTGGCTCGGCCTCCTCGTCGATCGCGAGGTCACCGCCCGCGACAACCGCCGCCTCACCGCACCGCCCGTGGCCTCGATCGTTCGCTCTGCCAGAACCTCGCTACCTGTCAATGGATCCGCGATTCCAACCACCTGGTCATTGTCGGCCCAACCGGCACCGGCAAGTCCTGGCTTGCCTGCGCGCTCGCGCAACAAGGCTTGCCGCGACGGCTTCTCCGTTCTCTACAAGCGAGCATCCCGCCTGTTCGCCGATCTCGCTCAGGCGCGCGGCGAAGGCCGTTTGGCGCGCCTGATCGCCGCGCTTGAGAGCGTCGATCTCCTCATCCTGGACGAATGGGGACCCGAACCGCTCACCGCCGACCAGCGCCGCGATCTGCTCGAGATCGTCGATGATTGCTAGGACAAGGGATCCTTGTTGATCACAAGCCAGATCCCCGTGTCGCAATGGCGACGTCATTGCCGATTCCACTCTCGGCGATGCGATATTGGACCGCATCATTCACAATGCCCACCGTCGAGCTCAAAGGCGACAGTGTGCGCCGGCAGGCCGGCGAAAGGAAAACCACGTGAGCACCTCGCGCTCGATCGTCCCGCCGGCCCACAGGCCCCTCCCGCGCGTGTCGCTGCCGTCGCTCGTGGGGGCACTCCGCGCCGCACACGGGGCCCTCCCATGGACCGCCAGGACGATCTCCAAACCAATCGGCCAGCCTTGACCAGGAGACCATTTCCAGCCCACATAAACCCGTCAGTCGTGTTCGCCTCCGCACCTGATCATGATCGCTGGAATCCGTGATCACCATCGCCTGGAACACCTGATCACCATCCCTGGAA of the Bradyrhizobium sp. WSM1417 genome contains:
- a CDS encoding transposase, with the protein product MASHLRSTLPHRSTTIPEHMPSSHRRYRDWTHERIRSEAAKVGPDAETLIDVILRSWPHPEQGFRSAIGILGLGQERVDAACARALLLNARSYKSVVAVLKNCTDRTAPPTEEAPILFHANIRGRNYYN